In a genomic window of Muntiacus reevesi chromosome 1, mMunRee1.1, whole genome shotgun sequence:
- the GJA9 gene encoding gap junction alpha-9 protein, translating into MGDWNFLGGILEEVHIHSTVIGKMWLTILFIFRMLVLGVAAEDVWNDEQSGFICNTEQPGCRNVCYDQAFPISLIRYWVLQVIFVSSPSLVYMGHALYRLRVLEKERQMKKAQLRGELEEVELETPGDRRRLEEELCQLEQRKVNKVPLRGTLLCTYVIHIFTRSVVEVGFMIGQYLLYGFHLEPLFKCHGHPCPNTIDCFVSRPTEKTIFLLFMQSIATVSLFLNVLEIFHLGFKKIKRGLWGQYKLKDEHNEFCTKSKQNLAKYQNTSANSLKRLSSAPDYSLLVDKQTHTAAYPSLNPSAFQTDPDNHIGNDDKGILDEQETLLSEMCTFSTACGHLQNISSSNKEDTHKLPGKEVKGNQLRGKRETDGKDSKRNHYFKGHCSSPGDAIELNNHVGQSTQTAFSLPANCTWKRKWPRATRGPSAENENQALPPKGNLKGQLRESTTRTLPPSQGDFQPPDIPDTPDSLGGLSFESELVRTCTNPTACTPNHLVSLTNNLIGRRALTDLQI; encoded by the coding sequence ATGGGGGACTGGAATTTCCTTGGAGGCATCCTGGAGGAGGTTCACATCCACTCCACCGTGATTGGAAAGATGTGGCTCACCATCCTGTTCATATTTCGAATGCTTGTACTGGGGGTAGCAGCTGAAGATGTCTGGAATGATGAGCAGTCGGGCTTCATCTGTAATACAGAACAACCCGGCTGCAGAAATGTATGCTATGATCAGGCCTTCCCTATCTCCCTCATTAGATACTGGGTTTTGCAGGTGATATTTGTGTCTTCACCATCCCTGGTCTACATGGGCCATGCTTTGTACCGGCTAAGAGTTCTGGAGAAGGAGAGGCAGATGAAGAAGGCGCAACTGAGAGGTGAACTGGAGGAGGTAGAGCTTGAAACACCTGGGGATCGGAGGCGACTGGAGGAAGAACTGTGTCAGCTGGAGCAAAGGAAAGTAAATAAAGTTCCACTCAGAGGAACCTTGCTTTGCACTTACGTGATACACATTTTCACTCGCTCTGTGGTTGAAGTTGGGTTCATGATTGGACAGTATCTTTTATATGGATTTCACTTAGAGCCTCTATTTAAATGCCACGGCCACCCATGTCCAAATACAATTGATTGTTTTGTCTCTAGACCCACAGAAAAGACGATATTCCTATTATTCATGCAATCCATAGCGACTGTTTCACTTTTCCTCAATGTTTTAGAAATTTTCCATCTaggttttaaaaagattaaaagaggGCTTTGGGGACAATATAAATTGAAGGATGAACATAATGAATTTTGTACCAAGTCAAAACAAAACCTTGCCAAATATCAAAACACATCTGCAAACTCACTGAAACGCCTCTCTTCTGCACCCGATTATAGTCTGTTGGTGGACAAGCAAACACACACAGCAGCGTATCCTAGTTTAAATCCCTCTGCATTTCAGACAGATCCTGATAACCATATTGGAAATGATGACAAAGGCATTTTGGATGAACAGGAAACTCTACTTTCTGAGATGTGCACATTTAGTACGGCCTGTGGTCATCTTCAAAATATCAGCTCAAGTAATAAAGAAGACACTCACAAACTACCTGGAAAAGAAGTTAAGGGTAACCAGTTgaggggaaaaagagaaactgatggcaaagacagcaaaagaaatcacTACTTTAAAGGTCACTGTTCTAGTCCAGGTGATGCTATAGAGCTTAACAACCACGTGGGACAGTCAACCCAAACAGCTTTCTCTCTGCCAGCTAACTGCACCTGGAAACGGAAGTGGCCCCGGGCTACCCGGGGTCCCTCTGCAGAAAATGAAAACCAGGCATTACCTCCTAAAGGTAACCTCAAGGGCCAGCTCAGGGAGAGCACAACCAGAACCCTTCCTCCTTCACAGGGAGACTTTCAACCACCTGACATTCCAGACACTCCTGATTCTTTGGGAGGGCTGTCCTTTGAATCTGAGTTGGTCAGAACCTGCACTAACCCTACCGCTTGTACTCCAAATCATTTAGTGTCACTGACAAACAACCTCATTGGAAGGCGGGCTCTCACAGACCTTCAGATCTGA
- the MYCBP gene encoding C-Myc-binding protein isoform X1, translating into MAHYKAADSKREQFRRYLEKSGVLDTLTKVLVALYEEPEKPNSALDFLKHHLGAATPENPEIELLRLELAEMKEKYEAIVEENKKLKTKKKVFSKLTVERKKIPLLYKPQHLWEDMDYCIADVCAVQS; encoded by the exons ATGGCCCATTACAAA GCCGCCGACTCGAAGCGCGAGCAGTTCCGGAGGTACTTGGAGAAGTCAGGGGTGCTGGACACGCTGACCAAGG TATTGGTAGCCTTATATGAAGAACCAGAGAAACCTAATAGTGCTTTGGA ttttttaaaGCATCACTTAGGAGCTGCTACCCcagaaaatccagaaatagaGCTGCTTCGCCTAGAATtggcagaaatgaaagagaaatatgaagctattgtagaagaaaataaaaaactgaaaacaaag aAGAAAGTTTTCAGTAAACTTACGGTGGAGAGGAAGAAAATTCCTTTACTATATAAGCCACAACATCTTTGGGAAGATATGGATTATTGCATAGCAGATGTTTGTGCAGTGCAGTCATGA
- the MYCBP gene encoding C-Myc-binding protein isoform X2: MAHYKAADSKREQFRRYLEKSGVLDTLTKVLVALYEEPEKPNSALDFLKHHLGAATPENPEIELLRLELAEMKEKYEAIVEENKKLKTKLAQYEPPQEEKRAE, from the exons ATGGCCCATTACAAA GCCGCCGACTCGAAGCGCGAGCAGTTCCGGAGGTACTTGGAGAAGTCAGGGGTGCTGGACACGCTGACCAAGG TATTGGTAGCCTTATATGAAGAACCAGAGAAACCTAATAGTGCTTTGGA ttttttaaaGCATCACTTAGGAGCTGCTACCCcagaaaatccagaaatagaGCTGCTTCGCCTAGAATtggcagaaatgaaagagaaatatgaagctattgtagaagaaaataaaaaactgaaaacaaag CTTGCTCAGTATGAACCACCTCAGGAGGAGAAACGTGCTGAATAG